A stretch of the Chitiniphilus purpureus genome encodes the following:
- a CDS encoding ABC transporter substrate-binding protein yields MKLKKMLAVGAAVFGFAAVHAHADTELEFWTMNLAPKFNAYFEQAVTKFNAANPGLKAKWVDMNWDQIQPKLVASIAAGNPPALVNFNVPWVHEFAAQGNIVALDEYVGAAKNTYSAGALKDVTVNGKMYAFPWYNSVSIIAYNKDVFNKAGVKSAPKNFDELVSTAQKITKSTKTAAFAPKLDNFEGWFYYAGLPMVQNGKAVFNSPKHVAFVQKFADLYKAGVFPKDVFKMAFEQEIAAYNSGRIAMMTTAPQALKRTETDAKAVYDKTEVAAFPTDAGQRAFGAWLMDFVVPKGFKNPAEAAKLGLFLTGDEQQVLFSKATETTFPSSKKANLDPYFQAGAKSADVVERARAVAAKSMDNARTLTIPPGVLPDAASMNKKLQDEIQNAIEGRKPVKAALDEAAAAWNEKLAK; encoded by the coding sequence ATGAAGCTTAAGAAGATGTTGGCCGTTGGCGCGGCTGTATTCGGTTTCGCCGCTGTTCACGCTCACGCGGATACCGAACTCGAATTCTGGACCATGAACCTCGCTCCGAAGTTCAATGCCTATTTCGAGCAAGCCGTCACCAAGTTCAATGCCGCCAACCCCGGCCTGAAGGCCAAGTGGGTCGACATGAACTGGGACCAGATCCAGCCGAAACTGGTGGCTTCGATTGCCGCCGGCAACCCGCCCGCCCTGGTCAACTTCAACGTGCCCTGGGTCCACGAATTCGCCGCACAAGGCAACATCGTTGCACTGGACGAATACGTGGGTGCCGCCAAGAACACGTACTCCGCAGGCGCGCTCAAGGATGTGACCGTCAACGGCAAGATGTACGCGTTCCCGTGGTACAACTCCGTGTCCATCATCGCCTACAACAAGGACGTGTTTAACAAGGCTGGCGTGAAGTCCGCTCCGAAGAACTTCGACGAGCTGGTCTCCACTGCTCAGAAGATCACCAAGAGCACCAAGACCGCCGCGTTCGCGCCCAAGCTCGACAACTTCGAAGGCTGGTTCTACTACGCCGGCCTGCCGATGGTGCAGAACGGCAAGGCCGTGTTCAACTCGCCCAAGCACGTTGCCTTCGTGCAGAAGTTCGCTGACCTGTACAAGGCCGGCGTGTTCCCGAAGGACGTCTTCAAGATGGCCTTCGAGCAGGAAATCGCTGCGTACAACTCGGGTCGCATCGCGATGATGACGACTGCGCCGCAAGCGCTGAAGCGCACCGAGACCGATGCCAAGGCGGTCTACGACAAGACCGAAGTGGCTGCGTTCCCGACTGACGCCGGCCAACGCGCCTTCGGCGCATGGCTGATGGACTTCGTGGTGCCGAAGGGCTTCAAGAATCCGGCCGAAGCCGCCAAGCTGGGCCTGTTCCTGACCGGCGACGAGCAGCAGGTGCTGTTCTCCAAGGCAACCGAAACCACCTTCCCGTCCTCGAAGAAGGCCAACCTCGATCCGTACTTCCAAGCCGGCGCCAAGAGTGCAGACGTGGTTGAGCGTGCTCGTGCCGTGGCTGCCAAGTCGATGGACAATGCCCGTACCCTGACCATCCCGCCGGGCGTGCTGCCGGACGCTGCTTCGATGAACAAGAAGCTGCAGGACGAAATCCAGAATGCGATCGAAGGCCGCAAGCCGGTCAAGGCCGCTCTGGACGAGGCCGCTGCTGCTTGGAACGAGAAGCTGGCGAAGTAA
- a CDS encoding carbohydrate ABC transporter permease, producing MKTSSSYTAIAYLFLAPALILMGLFTFWPVGYNAYLAFNDYSIVDATATWNNFEHFKYLYHEELFHDALKNSLIFLLVVPVLQVAALLVAKLVNNKLPGMTFFRAAYYIPVITAVPIAGVAWLNVYRYDGLLSWFLKTIGIIQNDVNWLGEPEIAIYMVMVFTFWKGIGYYMVLYLAGLQAIPAEVEEAAILDGANAWQRFWKITVPMVKPTILLCTLLSTIAALKSFQEVVVLTRGQADTYTALYYVYAQAFTNFNFGRASAAGLVITFFCVLLAIVQFRFFGEKK from the coding sequence GTGAAAACCTCCAGCAGTTACACCGCCATCGCCTATCTATTTCTGGCGCCAGCCTTAATTTTGATGGGTTTGTTCACTTTCTGGCCGGTCGGATACAACGCGTATCTGGCCTTCAATGACTACAGCATCGTTGACGCTACTGCGACTTGGAACAACTTCGAGCATTTCAAATATCTGTACCACGAAGAACTGTTCCACGATGCGCTCAAGAATTCGCTCATCTTCCTGTTGGTGGTGCCGGTTCTCCAGGTTGCTGCGCTGCTCGTTGCCAAGCTCGTCAACAATAAGTTGCCGGGCATGACTTTTTTCCGCGCGGCTTATTATATTCCCGTGATTACCGCGGTACCGATTGCCGGCGTTGCCTGGCTGAACGTGTATCGCTACGACGGCCTGTTGTCCTGGTTCCTGAAAACCATCGGTATCATCCAGAACGACGTGAATTGGCTGGGTGAGCCCGAGATCGCCATCTACATGGTGATGGTGTTCACCTTCTGGAAGGGCATCGGCTATTACATGGTGCTGTACCTTGCCGGCTTGCAAGCCATTCCGGCTGAGGTCGAGGAAGCCGCCATTCTCGACGGCGCGAACGCCTGGCAGCGTTTCTGGAAGATCACCGTTCCGATGGTCAAGCCGACCATTCTGCTGTGTACCCTGCTCTCGACGATTGCTGCACTTAAATCTTTCCAGGAAGTGGTGGTGCTAACCCGTGGTCAGGCGGATACCTATACCGCGCTCTACTACGTGTATGCCCAGGCGTTCACCAACTTCAACTTCGGAAGAGCGTCTGCCGCCGGCCTCGTGATCACGTTCTTCTGCGTGTTGCTGGCTATCGTGCAATTCCGCTTCTTCGGCGAAAAGAAATAA